One window from the genome of Leptospira broomii serovar Hurstbridge str. 5399 encodes:
- a CDS encoding holo-ACP synthase, whose protein sequence is MTSELDREISEVCQPISPDISVGVDLVFIPEFREALAEPGTVFFKETFTDWERAKADTKPALQRATYYAGRYAAKEALIKALDGPRLHLDAAFRPNYIEIEVRNDNYGRPYFRFYGILSDYMEKIKSSCIRISITHAGDYAFSEVLLAL, encoded by the coding sequence ATGACTTCGGAATTGGACAGAGAGATTTCCGAGGTATGTCAACCTATCTCGCCCGACATTTCCGTAGGAGTGGATCTGGTTTTTATTCCGGAATTTAGGGAAGCGTTAGCGGAGCCGGGGACGGTTTTCTTTAAAGAAACTTTTACCGATTGGGAAAGAGCAAAAGCAGATACGAAACCGGCTCTACAGAGGGCGACGTATTACGCGGGAAGATACGCCGCAAAAGAAGCGTTGATCAAAGCGTTAGACGGGCCTCGTCTCCATTTAGATGCTGCGTTTCGACCCAATTATATCGAGATCGAAGTGCGCAATGATAACTACGGTCGCCCTTATTTTCGATTTTACGGGATTCTTTCTGATTATATGGAAAAAATAAAATCTTCCTGTATTCGAATCAGCATAACTCACGCAGGAGACTACGCATTTTCGGAAGTTCTCCTAGCACTTTAG